A genome region from Microtus ochrogaster isolate Prairie Vole_2 chromosome 1, MicOch1.0, whole genome shotgun sequence includes the following:
- the Gon7 gene encoding EKC/KEOPS complex subunit GON7: MELTGEYVGCDGEPRRLRVSCEASGDANPLQSLSAGVARMKELVAEFFGPLVERDAHGATADREDAVDGDDEDDAEDENNSGSRTNSDGPSAKRPKPTS; encoded by the exons ATGGAGCTGACGGGCGAGTACGTCGGGTGTGACGGGGAGCCCCGGCGACTGCGAGTGTCCTGTGAGGCGTCGGGGGACGCGAACCCTCTCCAGAGCCTGTCGGCGGGTGTGGCCCGGATGAAGGAGCTGGTAGCCGAGTTCTTCGGGCCCCTCGTGGAGCGGGACGCGCACGGCGCGACAGCGGATCGGGAGGACGCTGTGGATG gtgatgatgaagatgatgcaGAAGATGAAAATAACAGTGGTAGCAGAACTAACTCAGATGGACCATCTGCAAAACGACCTAAACCAACATCTTAG